In the Euphorbia lathyris chromosome 5, ddEupLath1.1, whole genome shotgun sequence genome, one interval contains:
- the LOC136229928 gene encoding ALBINO3-like protein 1, chloroplastic: MVAILSSSLPSIVLSPFADQTRILNPLLSRTQFNSFTTHKPFLRGSVFVSRLHPGLLPDPDFAAEPIKDLFARAESILYTIADATVSNSDTITTTTTKQNNDWLSGITNYMETILKVLKDGLSAVHVPYSYGFAIILLTVLVKAATFPLTRKQVESSMAMRSLQPQIKAIQQKYAGDQEKIQLETARLYKVAGINPFAGCLPTLATIPVWIGLYRALSNVADEGLLTEGFFWIPSLAGPTTVAARQSGSGISWLFPFLDGHPPLGWSDTLAYLVLPALLVVSQYISVQIMQSSQQSNDPNMKTSQAITKLLPLMIGYFSLSVPSGLSLYWFTNNILSTAQQVWLQKLGGAKNPVSQQEQLRIQKSVSEEQLRGIQPVSELDSTKTKAVQVEKLTPEGPRPGERFKQLKEQEAKRREAEKRKIEEAAGTRSEIANGSLKNMPMENGVSSTVDNVVDENSASTSHNSSAVGVLNGDLSSQKLKSNENATSVFRTEKSEVLNFEASDLGSHEDRQKEGIEEHAEDAREEVKTE; encoded by the exons ATGGTTGCTATTTTATCTTCATCATTACCAAGCATCGTCCTCTCCCCCTTCGCCGACCAAACCCGAATTTTAAACCCTCTCCTTTCTCGAACTCAATTCAATTCCTTCACTACACATAAACCATTTCTTCGTGGCTCTGTTTTCGTTTCTCGTCTTCACCCGGGTCTCCTTCCTGACCCGGATTTTGCAGCTGAACCAATCAAGGATTTATTTGCTAGAGCAGAAAGTATTCTTTACACAATTGCTGATGCTACTGTTTCGAATTCGGATACTATTACCACAACCACGACTAAACAGAACAATGATTGGCTCTCTGGGATTACCAATTACATGGAGACTATTTTGAAG gtTTTGAAAGATGGGTTATCTGCTGTTCATGTTCCATATTcttatggttttgcaattataCTCCTCACTGTTCTTGTTAAGGCTGCTACTTTTCCTTTGACTAGGAAACAG GTAGAATCTTCTATGGCAATGCGATCCTTGCAGCCTCAAATAAAAGCTATTCAGCAAAAGTATGCTGGAGATCAG GAGAAAATCCAACTCGAGACAGCTCGATTGTATAAAGTAGCTGGCATAAACCCATTTGCAG GTTGCCTACCTACTCTTGCTACGATACCAGTATGGATTGGATTATATAGAGCCCTTTCTAATGTAGCTGACGAG GGACTTCTTACTGAAGGCTTCTTTTGGATACCTTCTCTTGCTGGTCCAACTACAGTTGCTGCTCGTCAAAGTGGCAGTGGCATCTCCTGGCTTTTCCCTTTTCTT GATGGACATCCGCCCCTTGGATGGTCTGACACTCTTGCATATCTAGTATTGCCTGCTTTGCTGGTGGTCTCACAATATATCTCTGTCCAAATCATGCAATCATCTCAA CAAAGTAATGATCCCAACATGAAGACTTCTCAAGCAATAACGAAGCTCCTCCCTTTAATGATTGGTTATTTTTCTCTTTCGGTTCCCTCTGGTCTAAGTCTTTATTG GTTCACAAATAACATATTGAGCACAGCACAACAAGTGTGGCTTCAGAAGTTAGGTGGTGCGAAAAATCCTGTGAGCCAACAAGAGCAACTCCGGATTCAAAAGTCCGTCTCTGAAGAGCAACTCCGCGGCATTCAGCCTGTCTCTGAACTAGATTCCACAAAAACTAAGGCTGTACAAGTTGAAAAATTGACCCCCGAAGGGCCGCGCCCTGGTGAAAG ATTTAAACAGCTAAAGGAGCAAGAAGCTAAAAGAAGAGAAGCCGAGAAGAGGAAAATAGAAGAGGCTGCAGGAACAAGAAGTGAAATAGCAAATGGTAGTTTAAAAAATATGCCAATGGAAAATGGGGTCAGTTCGACTGTAGACAATGTGGTCGATGAGAATTCTGCCAGCACCAGTCACAATTCTTCTGCTGTTGGAGTTTTAAACGGTGATTTGTCTAGTCAGAAACTTAAGAGCAATGAGAACGCTACTTCCGTGTTTAGGACAGAAAAAAgtgaagttttgaattttgaGGCTTCCGATTTGGGGTCTCATGAAGATAGACAAAAG GAAGGAATTGAGGAACATGCTGAAGATGCTAGAGAGGAAGTTAAAACGGAGTGA